In bacterium, the sequence TCGACCAGGATGCGCTCCGCCAGCGTATCCGGGGTATCATCATCCAGGATCGGCACCACGCGCTGGGCGACTATCGCCCCGCCGTCCAGGCTTGAGTCCACGAAGTGTACGGTGCAGCCGGAGAACTTCACCCCGTACTCCAGGGCCTGACGCTGGACCTCCAGGCCGGGGAAGCTGGGCAGGAGGCTGGGGTGGATGTTGAGGATGCGGCCGGCGAACGGTTCCAGAAGCGGCGCCTTCACCACCCGCATGAAGCCGGCCAGACAGACGAGATCCACGCCGGCCTCGCGGAAGGCCTCGGCGTAATCCCGGGCGTCGTCGCCGTCCAGCTTGGTCCGGTACTTCGCCGGCACCAGGACCCGAGC encodes:
- the purN gene encoding phosphoribosylglycinamide formyltransferase, whose product is MPGKRIGIMISGRGSNMVALIEACRDGRLDAEVALVLSDRPDAAGLEKARALGVTARVLVPAKYRTKLDGDDARDYAEAFREAGVDLVCLAGFMRVVKAPLLEPFAGRILNIHPSLLPSFPGLEVQRQALEYGVKFSGCTVHFVDSSLDGGAIVAQRVVPILDDDTPDTLAERILVEEHALYPEAAGLVLSGKYRVEGRRVIRT